The nucleotide window TTCCAGGTCGGCGGCTGAGACGGGTCATACGTCCAGCCGGTTCTCGACTTCGCCGGCGGGGCGTACACCCAGAAGTACCCGGACCGCGGCGGCTTGTAGGTGAGCTGGCCGTTGACCACCGTTGCCTGATCGATCCGCTGGTCACTCACTTTGCGGCCCAGGTTCGGCTTGCCGTCCTCTTCGAGGAAGTGGTCGAGTTGGAGGTCGCGACGCATGACCGCGATGGCCATACGCTCCTGGCCCACAAAGTCGCCCTGGGCCTTGGCCTCACTCACCGTGTTCGTGATGATCGTGGTGGCCTGAACCAGGATGCTCATGAGGATGAGCGTGACGGTCACCACCACGAGCAGTTCGGGCAGGGTGAACGCCGCCCGGCCGCGGCGGGCGGGGCGATGGATCGTGCGAGAGGTCATGCGGTCGTCCTCGTCGGGAGCGGCTGGCCGCCGGTCCCGGGTTCGCTCGAAAGTTTGGGACGTGTGTTGGTCGTTCTCGGGTGTCGGGCACCGGTCCGAAACGGTCACGGGGCGAAGTTACCGGTAAGTTCCGGCCGCTCGAACACCCCGGCGATGCCCGGCATCACCACGACCGTTGCGTTGTACTGGCCCGTGCTCCCATCCAGCCGCTTGACCGGGGAGTCGAGTTCGATGTCCAGTGTCCCCGACCCGTCGTCGGCGGCGCTCACCACGCGGTAGAAGTTCGCGTGCCGGATGGAGCCGTCGATCGTCGCGTCCATCAGCCAGCCGCCCTTGCGGATCTCGACGTTCGCCGGGAGCAAGCTCGACGAGATCCGAAGCGCGGTGGAACCCGGCGTAAAGGCCACGCCAGCGGTTTTGGGAATAACGTGTTCAGACCCGGCCGGATAGAACTGGTGCCGACGATTACTGAACACCACTATTTTGAGCGTTGCGGTTGTCCGGTTGCTGTTGGTCGGGCGTTGGATCACGGCCAGCGCGTTGTACCGCAGCTCGCGCACCGTAATGCTGCTACTCGGAGTCAGGCCCGAAACCACCTGCGGTTGCGAATTCTCGTCCCAGGAGAAGCCGTCGGGCTGGCTCCACATCCGCCACGCCAGCGAAGCCTCCTGCGTGTTCAGCGTGTTCCAGCCGGACGGCGGGGTCGCCGGCGGCTTGTACGGGGCGAACGGCGGGTTGAGCCGCGTTCCGTTCATCGTGCGCCGGGGTATCAAGGTGGCCCCACCGTCACCCACGCGGAGTTGTGCGGCGTCCGAAGACAATCGCCCTGACACCCCCATCGGGTCCAGGAACACCGGATAACTCGCCTCGGTCGCAGCGGGTACGGTGAGGCCGCTGCCCGCATCATCGAGTGCCGGCCAGAACGGCTCGCGGTCCTGATATGTGGGGTCATCCTGCCGGGCGAGGTCGTCGGCGATTTTGTCCTTCCAGTAGCTCCGCACCAGGGCGTCGATGCTGGTGGCGAGGGTCGCGGTGCGGTCGGCGACCAACGCATCGCTCATCTGTTTGGCGCCGAACGGCACCATGCTCATCACCCCGGCCAGTCCGATCGCCACCACGAAGATGGCGACCAGCAGCTCGGTCATCGTCAGTCCGGGTCTGCGGGTCATGTGTCGCCCTCGCGGCGGCCCGGGTGGGGCGGGCGCCGGTGCTGTGGTCCTGGGTCGGGTACGGGTCCGCGGGGCCGAGCACGCCCCGCCGTGAATATCATTCGCTCGGCGGCTCAGGGCGCCAAAAATCGACGCCCGCTTTTTTGCTGCCGCTACTGCCCCAGATCGCGAACCAACTTGAACGGTTCGCCGCCCGACGTGTAACTGGTCCCGTTTCCGGGCCACGCGATGTTGTTGTGCGCGATCGTACCGGACGAGCGAATTGCGATCACATGTTGTTCGCCACCCTTTTGCAGCGCGTCTACCAAGTCCTGCCCCGTCTTATAAGCCGCTAACCGAGGGGTGGGGGAGGCGGGAGGAGGAGGGGTGGTGGGGGGGATGATTGTGTATACGGCGGGCTTGGTGTAATCACGCACCCACAGGAACAGTTGACCGCCGCTGCCGCCGAGCAGCTTGCCGTCCGGCCCGAATATGACATCCAGGTCGGTGGTGGCGTTCACCCGGTCCGGAACGCTGACGTTCAGGTCCACGCAAATCTTCTTGGGCAGCGGGATGATCGGCTCGCCCACGAGTGGTACGGCCAGCAGGTAGACCGCGAAGTTGTAGACCACGGCCTGCGTGCTCCCGCCCATGACCGCATCCGGGTACACCTCCAGAACGGCCTCGACGGTGTACAAGTTTTTCGCATTCGGCCCGGTTTTTTTCACCGTTGTGGGGACGGGTATGCTGGGTAGAGCGATCTTGTTCCAGGAGTTGAAGGTCGGCATCACGATCGTGCAACCGGGCTGAATCAGGTCCGCTTCTTCCGATTTTAAGTTTTCAATGAAACAGCGGCGGCCGTTGATCGCACCCGCGTTCATCCCGGACGACACGAACCCGTAGTCGAACCGGACCCGCGGCGCGAGGTTTTCGATTAGCTCGGGGGCAGTCCCCAGGTTCGGGTTGCTGGCCCGCGGGAAATTTAGTGGGGTCGTGGTCGGAATCAGCGGCGGGGGCTGTTCCACATACTGCATCTCGGTGACCCACCGAGCGTCAGTCTTGTCGTCGTTGGTTGCGTCGTTAGAGAGCACGAACCGGATGCCGCGCGGGGCTTTATCGCGGGCCGCCATGCTCTGAGCCATACGCAGTTGCGCGGTGATGTCGGAAACCGCATACCGAACCCGGTCCTGGTCCCGGGCACCCGGATAGAGCAGCAGGACGAGCCCGGCTAGCGCCAAGAAGATCGAGATGCCGACCAGCAGTTCGACGAGCGTGAATCCGCTGCGGCGGGTGTTCTGGGTGCGGATCATTGTTTGCCCCCTTTCCCCCCGAACCGATCAAGCCGGTAGCCGAGGCGGTCATCTTCTTGAGACAAGTCACCCGACGCATATGGAGGAACGGGGAGTTGTGCGCCTTTGGGTGTGAAGTAGTCGTAGCGCCGATCTTTCCCAGCGCATAGCACCGTCGGCACCCGGTTGCGAGACGCGGTACCCGGGGTGACAAAACCCAGTGCAGGGCTGATCGTGCTTGTGGTGCCCCAACTGCCCATCAAACCTTTCGGGTCCAGTGGGTCGATAAAATCCCTGCCGTCGTTAAACTTGCGGTTCACATAGGGCGGTTGGTCGAGTTCGCTTAGCTGGAGCCACCGGTAGTAGATAAGCGGTGTGCCGTAGGGATCGACGAATACCGTGTAGTCGGTGTTCGCAATTTTGAGCGGCTTCTGTTCGCCGGTGATTCCCCCCGCGTCCCCGGTCCCGCCGGCAGTCGCTCGCTCTGCCAGAATCAGGTACAAGAGCACGGCGCGGTGTTGGTCCGGCGTGCCGGCCGGCGTGCCGCTGCTGCTCTGATTTTTGACCGGGGCGAAAGTTCGCTTCCAGTCGTAGGTGTAAATGGTTGTTGCTCCGGACATGATCGAAAACGTGCTGGTCGCCTCGTCAAAGGTCTCCGGAAAGTGGACCTTTAGTGTGGCCGCTGTGTGGATGGCCAGGGCCTTATCTTTGTCTCCACCGCAAAATGTCACGATCGCTTGCGGTGCCCCTTCACGGTGGCACTTTTGCACCACAAAGCTGTAGTCTTCGCGCAGTCGCACCTGAAGCTGGCTGACCTGGTTATCAGCCGTGTTTGTCATGGCCGACTCTTTGAACTTCATCGTCCCGGCGACGACGAGTGCGGTCAGTATTCCGATGATCGAAATGACTACAAGCAGTTCGACCAGCGTAAACGCATGTCGGTGAGCGGAGCGACCGCGTGCGAGAGTGTTCGTGTGCATGGCGTCCTCCGGTTATTGCGGGCCTGCGCCGAGCTTGGCTTGCGAGAAGTTGCTCCAGTCGTCATCGCCGCCCCCGGTCGGCACATTCGTCCCCCAGTCGCCACCCGGACCGAACTTGGCGTCCTCACCTGCCGAAATAATCTGGATGCCTTTTGGGTTCTCGTACTTCTTCGGGTTCCCACGCCAGAACGGGCTCGACGTGGTCGTTTCCTCCTTCGCGTTCTTCCAGGTGAACGATTGCGTCCCGTAATTGCCCTGACGATTGAAGAAGATCGCGTAGGGGCTACCATAGGGGTCGATGAGTTTGGCCCGGCCCGTGGCGACCGGCTCATACATGCCGCTCTTGAGTTGCAGAAACGGCCCTTTGCGAGATTCGCCCGGGCTGCCCGCGTCAAAAGGAAACTGTGAATTGTTGGAGAAGCCCGTGTACCGAGTGATTTCCCCCCCGGTAAGGAAAAACAACGCGACCTCGTTTCCATCCGTCAAGGTCACGGTCGGCAACTTAGTGTTGGTTATGTCGAGGTTCGGAAACAGGTGCTTGAGGTACATGGCTTCGGCATCGCCCGCACTGTACGAGGGCATAAGCCTGAACGGCCCCTGAGGAAGGTAGCCGGGCCTGCTCAGTGCCTCAGAAGCGCAAAACATGTCGGCCGCTTGCGAGATCTGGCTCATTCGCCACTGGTTTTCGCTCCGCTTGATGCCGGTCCGCACCTTCATCACCGCCGGGACCAGGAGCCCGATCAGCAGCGCGATGATGCCGATCACCACCAGCAGCTCGATCAGCGTGAAGCCCGCCCGCCGGTTCCGGCCCGTCCGCCTCAGGTTCATGACGTGTCCCCTCAGAGAGTGCGGAGGGCGGAACCCGGAACGCCGGCAGCGGTCTTCGCCCCGCGTTCCGAGGTCCGCACCCCGAATGGCTTACTTGCTCAGACCTTCCAGCAGCTTGATGAGCGGCAGGAACAGCGAGATCACGATGGCGCCGATGGTGAAACCCAGGAACACGATCATGATGGGCTCCAGCAGCGAGATCAGCGACTTGACGAGGTTGTCCACCCACTCGTCGTAGAAGTCGGCGATCTTGTAGAGCATCGTGTCCAGGTCGCCGGTCTCCTCGCCCACCTCCACCATATTCACGACCATCGCGTCCACCAAACGGGACTCGCGGAGCGGGTCGGCGATCGTGTCGCCCTCGCGGATCGACTCGAAGATCCGCTGGAACATCCGCTCAAACACCGCGTTGTTGGCCGTCTCCTTCACGATCGAGATGGCCTCCAGGATCGGCACGCCGGAGCTGATCAGGGTGCCCAGCGTCCGCATGGTCCGGGCCACGATCGTCTTCTCGACGAGCTGGCCCACCACCGGTATCCAGAGCGTGGCCCGGTCCAGGGCGAAGTTCCCGGCCCGCGACAGCCGGATCAGCTTGATCAGGAAGTACAGTGCGGTTGGGAACAGTGGAATGGTCCACCAGTACTCGGACATCCAGTTCGAGACCCGGATGAGCGTCAGAGTGGCCCACGGCAGGGTCATCCCGAACTCGTCGAAGATCTTCTTAAACTTCGGGATGATCGCCACCATGATGAAGGTGAGGATCGCCACCGCGACGAAGATCACGACCGCCGGGTAGACCATCGCGCCGATGATCTTGGACTTGAGGCTCTGGGCCTTCTCGAGGAAGTCCGCGAGCCGCTGGAGAATGATTTCCAGCGCACCACCGGCCTCGCCGGCCCGCACCATGTTCACGTACAGCTTGCTGAACGCCTTCGGGTGCCGGCTCAGGGCCTCGGACAGCGCCGAGCCGGACTCGACGTCGTCCACCACGTCGATCATGGAGTTCTTGAGCGCGCTGGGCGGCATCTGCCGCTCCAGGATGCGGAGCGACCGGAGCACCGGCAGGCCGGCGTCCTGGAGCGTCGAGAACTGGCGGGTGAAGGTCACCAGTTGCTTCTGCTTGACGCCGCCGATGACGAACGTCTTGCGGCTCTTGCCGGTCTTCTTCTTCCCCTTGCCCTTGCTCCCCTTGCCCCCGGCGACCGCGGTCAGCTTGGTGACGAAGTACCCCTTCGCCTTGACCTTCTGCTGCGCCTCTTCCTCGTTGGCGGCTTCGATGGAGTCCTTGACCTCGGCCCCGGACGTGTCCAGCGCCTCGTACTTGAACGTAGGCATCACTTTCTCCAATGCGGAATGCGGAATTCGGAATTCGGAACCGAGACACCCGCACCCGCGGGCCACCGTCGCTCGTGCCCCCTTGCGAGGAGGGGCGCCAACCGTTACCGGGTGCCGTTTCGGGTGGTCTTGATAGACGCCACCACCATGGCCACGATTTCACCGGCCTCCGCGTGCAGGTCGGCCAGTGCCTCCGGCTTCACCAGCCCGCCTTCCGTCAGCAGCTCGAACCAGTAGGCCGATTCGTCGGCCTCTTCCTCAACAACCCCTAACTTCGCGACGAACTCCGCCGGCGACCGCCCCCGGCACGCGGCCCGGTAGTTGGCACCCACCGAGGTCGCGCTGCGCAGGAGCTGCTTACCGATCACATCACCCGAACGCGTGGCCGGCAAAGTGTCCACCAGCCGCATGACGCGAAGGGCAAACGCCTTCGTGCGGACACGAAGGTCGGGCGACTTCTTGGGCAATGCGGAACCCTTGGGCAATGCGGAATGCGGAACGCGGAATTCGGAATCAGAAGACGAAACCGGCGAGTCGGCCCCCATCTCATGCTCCGCTGTGTTGCTGCTTTAATTCCGAATTCCGCACTCCGCATTTTCCCTTAGGCCTCGTCTTCCTGCACCGTCTCGCGCACCACCTCGTCGAGGGTGGTGGTGCCGGCGAACAGGGCCTTCAGGCCGGCCTCGCGGAGCCCCGGGGTGCCGGTCTTGCGGCAGTACGCCCGGACCGCGTCGGTGCTGGCCCCGCGGCTCACCATGTCGCGCAGGTCGTCGTTCATGACCAGGATCTCGTACAGCCCGGTGCGGCCCTTGAACCCGAGGTTGTTACACTTGTCGCACCCCTCGCCGTAGTAGAACGGCCGCTTGCCCACCTGATCCGGGGTCAGGTTCACCTCCATGATCTGCTCGCGGGTCGGCTCGTAGGCGGTCTTGCAGTTCACGCACACGCGCCGCACCAGCCGCTGGGCCTGGATCGCCTCCACCGTGGCGGTGATGAGGAACGGCTCCACCCCCATGTCGCGGAGCCGGGTGATCGACGACGGGGCGTCGTTGGTGTGCAGCGTGCTAAACACCAGGTGCCCGGTGAGCGACGCCTGGATGGCGATGCCGGCGGTCTCGAGGTCGCGGATCTCGCCCACGAGGATCACGTCCGGGTCCTGCCGCAGGATGGCCCGCAGCGCGCTGGCGAAGGTGACGTCGATCTCGTGGTTGATCGGGCACTGGATGATGCCGTCGATCTCGTACTCGACCGGGTCCTCGGTGGTGATGAGCTTGGTCTCGATGTCGTTCAGCTCGGACAGCGCCGAGTACAGCGTGGTGGTCTTGCCGGCCCCGGTCGGGCCGGTCACCAGGACGATCCCGTTGGGCTTGTGGATCACCGCCCGGAACGTGCCGAGCAGGTCCGGCGGCATCCCGATGCGGTCCAGCGACAGCCCGACGTTGGTGCGGTCCAGCACCCGGATGACGACGCTCTCGCCGAACAGCGTGGGCAGCACCGACACCCGCATGTCCACCGGGTTGCCGCCCACGTTCAGCTCGATGCGGCCGTCCTGGGGCATGCGCCGCTCGGCGATGTCCAGGTTCGCCATGACCTTGATGCGGCTGGCGATGGCGGTGGCGAGGTGGCGCGGCGGGGGCACCATCTCGTACAGCACCCCGTCGCACCGGTACCGCATCTTGTACTCGTCCTCGAACGGCTCGAAGTGGATGTCCGAGGCGTGGTCGCGGATGGCCATCAGCAGCACCATGTTGATGAGCTTCCGGACCGGGGCGGCGTTGGCCATCTCCGCCAGGTCGCCGATGTCGATGCTGTTCTCGCGGCCCGTGGAGGCGGACCCGATGCTCTCGTCGGCGGCGATCTGGGCGTACACCGACGAGATGGACTCCTCCTTCTCGTTCGAGTAGGCCCGCTGCATCAGCGCCTGGACCTGCTTGGGCGGCCCGAGGATCGCGTTCACCTGCCGCACCCCGGGCAGCAGGTTGCGGAGGTCGTCCGTGGCCTGCATGTTGTTGGGGTCGGACATCGCGACCGTCAGCACGTCGTTCTCGAAGCTGATCGGGACGAGCTTGTACACCTCCGCGATGTTCTTCATCACCAGCTTGACCGCGGCCGGCGTGGGCTTGGTGTCCTCCAGGTTCGCCACGCGCATGCCGTGAATCTCGGCCTGCGCCTGGAGCAGTTGCTCCTCGTTGATGAGCCCGCGCTGCATGGCCAGCTCGCCGAGCTGCGCGTCGGTGGTGCGCAGGTCCTCGTAGAGCGTCTCGACCTGCGGGCCGTCGAGGAACCCGAGGTCCTCGAGCTTCTTGGCGAGCTGGCGGGTGTTGGCGTCGATGTACGAGAAGCGGTCCTTGGCCGGGGCCTTCTTGGCGGCCGGCTGCGGCGCCGCCTTCTGGGGCGCGGCGCCGGCCTTCTGGGGCGCGGCCCCGGGGCGCGGGGCGCCCGCCTTCGGCGGCTGGCCGGCGGGCGGCTTCGGCGGCCCCGCGGCCGGGGCCGTGGGCTTCTTGGGCGGGTTCGGGTTGCTCGGCGGCGTCGGCGTGGCCATCGGTGTTCCTGTGTGTGGAGGATGAAGCTGAGGGCGGGGCGTCAGCCCCTGGGGTTGTCCGGGCAGCGGGGCGACGGCCGCTTACCGCCTCCGCCGCTTGCGGTCGTTGTCGTCGTCGTCCTCTTCGTCCTCGTCTTCGTCCTCCTCCTCGTCCTCGCCGCCCCCCTCCTCGTCTTCGTCTTCGAGGCCGCGTTCGGCGTGCGCGATCTTCGCCGCCAACTCGTTGGGCTTACTGGACTTGAGGAGCACCTCTTCCTTCTCGCACAGGTCCTCGCGCCACAGCCGGAACAGCGAGTCGTCCAGCAGGAACATGCCGTGCTTGCGCCCGGTCTGCACCGACGAGTCGATGCGGTACGTCTTGTTCTCGCGGATCAGGTTCCGGATGGCGGGCGTCACCACCATCATCTCGTAGGCGGCGATGAGCCCCTCGGGCTTGCGCGGCAGGAGCGCCTGCGACAGCACCCCGATGAGCGAGCCCGAGAGCTGCGTGCGGATCTGGTCCTGCTCGTTCTCGGGGAACACCGTGACCACCCGGTCCACGGTCGAGGCCGCGCCGGAGGTGTGGAGCGTGCCGAACACCAAGTGCCCGGTTTCGGCGGCCTCGAGCGCCGCCCGGATCGTTTCGAGGTCGCGCATTTCACCGACGAGGATCACGTCGGGGTCCATGCGCAGCGCCCGGCGGATGCCCTCCTTGAAGTCGGGCACGTCGATCCCGATCTCGCGCTGGTTGACGGTGCTCTTCTTGTGCTTGTGGAAGTACTCGATCGGGTCTTCCAGCGTGATGATGTGGCGGTCGTAGTTGTCGTTCAGGAAGTTCAGCATCGACGCCAGCGACGTCGTCTTGCCGGACCCGGTGGGGCCGGTCACCAGGAACAGCCCGCGGGGGCGGATGATGAGGGACCGGATCGCTTCGGGCGTTCGCAGTTGCTCGAACGTGAGGAACTGGCTCGGGATGCGCCGCAGCACCATCCCGACGGTCCCCTTCTGTTTGAACACCGCGACGCGGAACCGGTAACCGTCGACGTACTCGATGGCGAAGTCGGCGCCACCTTTCGTCTGCAGCTCCTGCTGACACCGGTCCGGGGTGATGGACTTCATCAGCCCGGTGGTGTCGTCGTTGTCAAGGATCAGCCCGCCGAGGTCGAGCTTCTTCATACGCCCCTGGTGGCGCACGACCGGCGGCTGACCGACGCTAATGTGCAAGTCACTCGCTTTGAGCTGGATCACCGTCGCGAGCAACTTCTCCATTGAGACTTTAGGCACGGGGTACCCCTTTGCCAGAGCGACGGTGCCGAGGCGGACACAAATGGCACCAAGGGCGCGTTCGCGTCCCGGTGTCGCATTATCTCCGCCGCGGCCGGCGCAACCAAAAACGGATCACGAACGCGCGGGCGAGTAAAACCGACACGATTCAAGTTCGACCGGAGCCCATCGGACCCCGGTCTCTATCGGCCGCCGACCGGCACTAAGCTTCGCGGGCAACGAGCACTTCCGCGTGGCAGGTGCTCAGCACCTCCTCCAATGTGGTGCTGCCCCTGATAGCTTTCAGAATCCCGTCTTCGAGCAGCGAACGCATCCCGCCCCCCCGCGCCTTCCGGCGAATGTCCTGCGTTGGGGCCTGGGCAAATGTCATTTCACGAATTGCCGAGGTCATTCTTAACATCTCGAAAATGCCCTGGCGACCGCGGTAACCTGTTTGCCGGCAATGGTTACAGCCGCGGCCCTTCATGAAGTTCGCTTTCGAGAGTTCTTCCGGCGTGAGGCCGCCCGCCTTAATCTCTGCCGCTTGCGGCTGATACGACTCGCGACACTTGATGCAGTTCATCCGCACCAGACGTTGAGCCATGATCGCGATGACCGAGCTGGCGATGAGGAACGGAGGCACTCCGATGTCACCGAGGCGGGTCACAGCACTGGGCGCGTCGTTCGTGTGCAGTGTCGAGAAAACCAAGTGTCCAGTCAGAGAAGCCTGCACGGCGATTTCTGCGGTCTCCTTGTCGCGAATTTCGCCTACCAAAATAATGTTAGGCGCTTGACGAAGCATGGCGCGAATAATCCGGGCGAAATCGAGCCCGATGTTGTGTTTCACCTCGACCTGGTTGATCCCGGGCAGGTAGTACTCGACCGGGTCCTCGGCGGTGATGATTTTCCGGTCCGGACGATTGAGTTCGTTGAGCGCGGAGTACAGTGTGGTGGTCTTCCCCGAGCCGGTCGGTCCGGTGACCAGGAAGATCCCGTTGGGGCGCTTGATGATTTGCTGGAACCGCATGTAGTCGTCTTCCGCAAATCCCAGGTCCTTGATGCTGACCTGAATGTTGCCGCGGTCCAGAATGCGCATGACGGCCGACTGGCCGTGGACGGTCGGCAGCAGGCTGACCCGCAGGTCGAAGTGTTTGCCCTGCACCGTCATCTTGATGCGCCCGTCCTGCGGGCGGCGCTTCTCACTGATGTCGATCTGACCCATGATCTTGATACGCGACAGCATCGGAGCCAGTAACCGCCGGGGGGCGGCGTCGCGTTCGACCAGCACGCCGTCGATCCGGTACCGGATCCGAACGCGGTCGCCGAACGGCTCGATGTGGATGTCCGACGCGCGGAGGGTGATCGCTTCCGAGATGACGAGGTTGACCAGCTTCACGACCGGCGCGTCCGAGTCGTCGGCCGAAGCCATCGCCGTCGTGCTTTCGGTCTGGGTGAACTCGATCGCGGTGTCGGTGAACTCGACGAGCATGGAGTCCACGGACTCCGTTTCCGACTGACCGTAGTTCGCGTTGATGGCCTCCTGGATCTGCTCCTGGACCGCGAGAACCGGCTTGATCTCCTTGTTCAGAATGAACTTAAGCTTCTCGATGGTCTCGTAGTTCGTCGGGTCGGCGGTGATGAGCGAGAGGGTGTTGTCTTCCAGGTTGAGTGGAATAACGAGGTTCTCGCGGGCCACCGACTCGGGGACCAGTTCGATGACCGCCTTGGCGATGCTAACCTCTTTGAGGTCGACGAATTGCATCCCGTAGAACTCGGCGATCGCGGACATCACCTCGTTGGCCGCGAGGTACTGGAGCTTGATGATCGCGTCCTGGAGCTTGAGGCCGGTGGCTTCCGCCTCGGCGATCTGGTCCGGGCTGATCATCTTCTTGCGGAGAAGAATGTCCGCGAAGTCGCCGCGCGCTTTGGCCATGAGAGGTCTCCTTTTCGTGGAAACGTGAACGACGAGACGGGCGGGCGAAGAGTATCGGATCAGGTTAAGGCGCTGGTTCAGAAGTTGACCGCTGAGCTGACGCCGACAGTGAACGTGGCCGCGACGAACGTGTCATCGGAATCCGAACTGACCAAGAGCACATGAATGGATGATGAGTTCAGTGTGACACGCCGCGCAGCGTGAGTGCAAGTGTAAAGAACGTGAAAGGCGCCAAAAATTGCGCCTTTGTAGCCCTGTTGCGCGCGTTTTCTCACAACTCTCTTGGCCCATCAATGATCGGTTCGGGCTCTCCGCCCCGAGTTCCAAACTCGGCGACGCCACTCACACGAGCAGGCGTATGACAGCGCGGGGAGGGGTCGACAGGTGGGATCCAGAAGCAAGCATCTGAAGCGACCGGAGGGCTCCTCCCGTGGCGAGGAAGTATCGGGTCGGGGTGATCGGGGCTACCGGGCGCGGCGACTACGGGCACGCGGTCGATGTCGCGTTTCGGAAGCTCGATAACGTCGAGATCGTAGCCGTCGCGGACGCCAGCGAGGCGGGTCGGGTCGCGGCCCAGAAGCGGACCGGGGCGCCACGCACATACGCCGCTTACAAGGACCTACTTGCGAAAGAGAAGCCGGACCTCGTCGCGGTCTGCCCGCGGTGGATCGACCAGCGCCACGACATGCTGATGGCCGCCGCCGAGGCGGGGTGTCACATCTATACGGAGAAGCCGTTCTGGCGCACGCTCAAGGAGTGCGACGCGGTGGCCGACGCACTCGACATGCGGCACCTGAAACTGGGGATCGCGCACATCAGTCAGTACTCGCCGGTACTCGACACCGTACTGAAGGTCATCGCGGACGGTGTGATCGGCGACCTTCTCGAGGTGCGCGCCCGCGGCAAGGAGGACGCCCGGGGCGGGGGCGAGGACCT belongs to Gemmata obscuriglobus and includes:
- a CDS encoding GspE/PulE family protein — its product is MAKARGDFADILLRKKMISPDQIAEAEATGLKLQDAIIKLQYLAANEVMSAIAEFYGMQFVDLKEVSIAKAVIELVPESVARENLVIPLNLEDNTLSLITADPTNYETIEKLKFILNKEIKPVLAVQEQIQEAINANYGQSETESVDSMLVEFTDTAIEFTQTESTTAMASADDSDAPVVKLVNLVISEAITLRASDIHIEPFGDRVRIRYRIDGVLVERDAAPRRLLAPMLSRIKIMGQIDISEKRRPQDGRIKMTVQGKHFDLRVSLLPTVHGQSAVMRILDRGNIQVSIKDLGFAEDDYMRFQQIIKRPNGIFLVTGPTGSGKTTTLYSALNELNRPDRKIITAEDPVEYYLPGINQVEVKHNIGLDFARIIRAMLRQAPNIILVGEIRDKETAEIAVQASLTGHLVFSTLHTNDAPSAVTRLGDIGVPPFLIASSVIAIMAQRLVRMNCIKCRESYQPQAAEIKAGGLTPEELSKANFMKGRGCNHCRQTGYRGRQGIFEMLRMTSAIREMTFAQAPTQDIRRKARGGGMRSLLEDGILKAIRGSTTLEEVLSTCHAEVLVAREA